The Triticum dicoccoides isolate Atlit2015 ecotype Zavitan chromosome 6A, WEW_v2.0, whole genome shotgun sequence genome has a window encoding:
- the LOC119315282 gene encoding putative adagio-like protein 2: MEWDSDSDGSGEEDEEEEEGEEGTGPWGADGCRGGGGFSLAIEGVLGGACGLVVSDALEPDFPIIYVNRGFEDATGYHAEEVLGRNCRFLQCRGPFAQRRHPLVDAIVVTEIQRCLEEGTEFQGDLLNFRKDGSPFMTSLQLKPIYGDDETITHYMGIQFFNDCNVDLGPLPGSMAKEVVRSVWITPDNTLRPSPTGKGNFCSEYSHLFQLSDEVLCQKILSRLSPRDIASVNSVCKRLYHMTKNDHLWRMVCQNAWGNDATRALENVAGTKSLAWGRLARELTTLEAVTWKKLTIGGSVEPSRCNFSACAVGNRVVLFGGEGVNAQPMNDTFVLDLSASKPEWRHVNVGLAPPGRWGHTLSCLNGSLLVLFGGCGGQGLLNDVFILDLDAKHPTWREIFGLTPPVPRSWHSSCTLDGSKLVVSGGCADSGVLLSDTHLLDVTMERPVWREIPAPWTPPSRLGHSLSVYDGRKILMFGGLAKSGPLRLRSGDVFTMDLSDAAPSWRCITGSGMPGACNPAGVGPPPRLDHVAVSLPGGRIMIFGGSVAGLHSASQLYLLDPTEEKPTWRILNVPGRPPRFAWGHSTCVMEGSKAIVLGGQTGEEWTLTEIHELSLASSLV, from the exons ATGGAGTGGGACAGCGACTCGGACGGcagcggggaggaggacgaggaggaggaggagggggaggaggggaccGGGCCGTGGGGCGCGGATGggtgccggggcggcggcgggttctCGCTGGCGATCGAGGGCGTGCTCGGCGGCGCCTGCGGGCTCGTCGTGTCCGACGCGCTCGAGCCCGACTTCCCCATCATCTACGTCAACCGCGGCTTCGAGGACGCCACCGGGTACCACGCCGAGGAGGTGCTCGGCAGGAACTG CCGGTTTTTGCAATGCAGAGGACCATTTGCTCAGAGGAGACATCCCCTTGTTGATGCTATAGTAGTTACTGAGATTCAGAGATGCTTAGAAGAAGGAACTGAGTTCCAGGGTGATCTGCTGAATTTTAGGAAAGATGGTTCTCCATTTATGACGAGTCTGCAACTAAAGCCCATATATGGAGATGACGAAACAATAACACATTATATGGGCATTCAGTTCTTCAACGATTGTAATGTTGATTTGGGGCCTTTGCCTGGCTCTATGGCAAAGGAAGTTGTGAGATCAGTATGGATTACACCAGATAATACTCTACGGCCAAGTCCAACAGGGAAGGGTAACTTTTGCTCTGAGTATTCTCATCTCTTCCAACTGAGCGATGAGGTACTGTGCCAGAAGATCCTATCAAGATTGTCACCTAGGGATATAGCATCTGTAAACTCTGTATGTAAACGTTTGTATCACATGACAAAGAATGATCACCTTTGGAGAATGGTTTGTCAGAATGCATGGGGCAACGACGCAACTCGGGCTCTTGAGAATGTGGCTGGCACAAAAAGTTTGGCATGGGGACGGCTAGCGAGGGAGTTGACTACACTGGAAGCCGTCACCTGGAAGAAATTGACGATCGGGGGTTCAGTGGAGCCATCTCGCTGTAACTTCAGTGCTTGTGCTGTAGGAAACCGTGTTGTCCTGTTTGGTGGGGAAGGTGTTAACGCACAGCCGATGAATGATACATTTGTGCTGGATTTGAGTGCGAGCAAGCCAGAGTGGAGGCACGTCAATGTGGGGTTGGCTCCTCCTGGCCGCTGGGGCCATACCCTGTCATGCCTAAATGGATCGCTGTTGGTTCTGTTTGGTGGATGTGGAGGCCAGGGCCTGCTCAATGATGTGTTTATTCTGGATTTGGATGCAAAACATCCTACATGGCGTGAGATTTTTGGCCTTACACCACCGGTTCCACGGTCATGGCATAGCTCTTGCACACTGGATGGATCGAAGCTGGTGGTTTCTGGTGGCTGTGCCGACTCTGGTGTGCTCCTCAGTGATACTCATCTTTTGGATGTGACAATGGAAAGGCCTGTTTGGAGGGAGATACCTGCACCTTGGACTCCGCCTTCTAGGTTGGGGCACTCGCTCTCTGTCTACGATGGCCGGAAAATCCTGATGTTTGGTGGCCTTGCCAAAAGCGGCCCTTTGCGACTCAGGTCTGGTGATGTGTTCACAATGGACTTGAGTGATGCTGCGCCGTCCTGGCGGTGCATCACCGGTAGCGGAATGCCTGGAGCCTGCAACCCCGCTGGAGTTGGTCCGCCTCCTCGCCTTGACCATGTTGCCGTGAGCCTTCCCGGAGGGAGAATTATGATATTTGGTGGTTCGGTAGCAGGTCTTCATTCCGCTTCACAGCTCTACCTCTTAGATCCGACCGAAGAGAAACCTACCTGGAGAATACTGAACGTTCCAGGGCGACCTCCGAGGTTTGCATGGGGACACAGTACGTGTGTCATGGAAGGATCAAAGGCAATAGTTCTTGGAGGACAAACTGGAGAAGAGTGGACGCTGACTGAAATACATGAGCTCTCTTTGGCGAGCTCATTAGTATGA
- the LOC119315283 gene encoding uncharacterized protein LOC119315283 — MGSGNLVMKKVVKPSSFDLDIQLDKSWTEDVTCPICLDFPHNAVLLRCTSYEKGCRPFVCDTDKSRSNCLERFKSAHGQPVNVKVSAVNIAPRDSIHFISSNTNNHPACPLCRGDVIGWAVIGEARQHLNQKKRCCEESCCSYVGNFHELQKHTQQKHPNSRPSEIDPARRVDWENFQQSSDIIDVLSTIHAQVPNSIVLGDYVIEYGDDDAGDDYEVLHRVRGNWWTSCIFCKSFGSSRGRRRARTRERRSGGRRSGNRSGQESFTIDVPTRAVDIREIRFDGIDDEYLVTGAMPSAASRRMASHYRDPRYVRRRAHA, encoded by the exons ATGGGTTCAGGAAATctggtgatgaagaaggtggtgaAGCCCAGCTCTTTCGACCTCGACATACAACTTGATAAAAGTTGGACGGAGGATGTTACTTGCCCGATCTGTCTTGATTTCCCGCACAACGCGGTCTTGCTGAGGTGCACATCTTATGAGAAGGGTTGCCGGCCGTTCGTATGCGACACCGACAAGTCCCGTTCGAACTGCCTCGAGCGGTTTAAGAGTGCCCATGGGCAGCCGGTGAATGTGAAGGTCTCGGCCGTTAACATCGCTCCCCGTGACAGCATCCATTTCATCTCGTCAAACACAAACAACCACCCGGCTTGCCCGTTGTGTAGAGGCGATGTCATCGGGTGGGCTGTCATCGGCGAGGCACGGCAGCACCTTAACCAGAAGAAAAGATGCTGCGAAGAGAGCTGCTGCTCGTATGTTGGCAACTTCCATGAGCTTCAGAAGCACACCCAGCAGAAGCATCCGAATTCCCGCCCTTCGGAGATCGACCCTGCTCGCCGAGTCGACTGGGAGAATTTCCAGCAGTCGTCCGATATCATCGATGTCTTGAGCACGATACACGCGCAGGTGCCTAACAGCATAGTTCTGGGAGACTATGTCATCGAGTATGGGGACGATGATGCTGGAGACGACTATGAAGTGCTCCACAGGGTCAGGGGAAACTGGTGGACGTCCTGTATTTTCTGCAAGTCGTTCGGGTCTTCGAGAGGCCGAAGAAGAGCAAGGACAAGGGAAAGGAGAAGTGGTGGAAGGAGGAGCGGCAACAGGTCTGGTCAGGAAAGCTTCACCATCGACGTTCCAACCAGAGCTGTTGACATAAGGGAAATCAGATTTGATGGAATAGATGATGAGTATCTTGTTACAGGGGCAATGCCTAGTGCAGCATCCAGGAGAATGGCCAGTCATTACAG GGATCCCAGGTATGTCCGCCGACGCGCACACGCCTAG